Proteins from one Triticum aestivum cultivar Chinese Spring chromosome 7A, IWGSC CS RefSeq v2.1, whole genome shotgun sequence genomic window:
- the LOC123147809 gene encoding ribosomal RNA small subunit methyltransferase: protein MAGGKIQKKRHGGGGGGGGARLQGGIPFEKSKGQHILRNPALVDSIIAKAGLKPTDTVLEIGPGTGNLTKRLLESGVKAVVAVELDPRMVLELSRRFQGHPLSSRLKVIQGDVLKCDLPYFDICVANIPYQISSPLTFKLLSHRPIFRCAVIMFQREFAMRLVAQPGDTLYCRLSVNVQLLSRVSHLLKVGRNNFRPPPKVDSSVVRIEPRKPLPPVSFKEWDGLVRICFNRKNKTLGSLFKQKRVLELLEKNYKTMQSLQLAQESEMGEEKMSPDDVAVLANMVEDLSVETNDEKEDDDMEMDDADAADGRASFKEKIMGILQQGDFAEKRSSKLSQVDFLYLLSLFNKAGIHFS, encoded by the exons ATGGCCGGCGGCAAGATCCAGAAGAAGCgccacggcggcggtggcggcggcggcggcgcgcggctgcAGGGCGGGATCCCGTTCGAGAAGTCCAAGGGCCAGCACATCCTGCGGAACCCGGCGCTCGTGGACTCCATCATCGCCAAGGCCGGCCTCAAGCCCACCGACACCGTCCTCGAGATCGGGCCCGGAACGGGAAATCTCACCAAGCGGCTGCTCGAGTCCGGCGTCAAGGCCGTTGTCGCCGTCGAGCTCGACCCGCGGATGGTTCTCGAGCTGAGCCGCCGGTTCCAGGGCCACCCCCTCTCCTCACGCCTCAAG GTTATCCAAGGGGATGTTCTGAAATGTGATCTTCCATACTTTGATATCTGCGTGGCAAACATCCCGTACCAGATATCATCCCCCCTTACATTCAAGCTTCTGTCACACCGTCCGATCTTCAGGTGTGCTGTGATCATGTTTCAACGTGAATTTGCCATGAGACTTGTAGCACAGCCTGGAGACACTCTGTACTGCCGTCTGTCAGTGAACGTGCAGCTCTTATCTCGCGTGTCACATCTGCTGAAGGTTGGGCGGAATAACTTCAGGCCTCCACCCAAGGTAGATTCTTCAGTTGTGCGCATTGAGCCAAGGAAGCCCCTCCCTCCCGTCAGCTTCAAAGAGTGGGATGGGCTCGTGAGGATTTGTTTCAATCGGAAAAACAAAACCCTGGGCTCCCTTTTCAAGCAGAAGCGCGTTCTTGAGTTGCTAGAGAAGAATTACAAGACAATGCAATCTCTCCAACTTGCCCAAGAATCTGAAATGGGCGAGgagaagatgtcacctgatgatgttgcaGTGCTGGCCAATATGGTCGAGGACCTGAGCGTGGAGACCAATGACGAGAAAGAGGACGACGACATGGAAATGGATGACGCTGATGCGGCAGACGGCCGTGCTAGCTTCAAAGAAAAGATTATGGGTATATTGCAGCAGGGTGATTTTGCAGAGAAGAGGTCTTCCAAGCTGAGCCAAGTTGATTTCCTGTACCTGCTGTCTCTCTTCAACAAAGCAGGTATACATTTTTCGTGA